The following coding sequences lie in one Natrinema sp. DC36 genomic window:
- the prf1 gene encoding peptide chain release factor aRF-1, with product MQTTEYELRDRIDQLTNYRGEGTELITVAVPPDKSLHAVRERIDREYAQAANIKSDQTRTHVQDALGRIRRLLQAYEETPPSGLVIYAGVVDGELQDAVFDDLDVPVDVSLYRCAAEFETAPVEQALTPSEVYGLVVLERGRAALGRLAGERIVSSRTFESQVMGKSRAGGQSAQRFERERDRQKHEFFEQVADAAEQTFLDEPTVDGVILGGTTITVDEFQQDDYLHHELRDHILGVYPIEYATKQGLSQLVERAEDVLSDAERRREREALDRFFVALGQGGDVAYGADETQTALDYGAVDVLLVSDARPPAEIREMEAATTDQGGECLVVSTDTDRGAQFDTAFGGLGALLRFRIN from the coding sequence ATGCAGACCACCGAGTACGAACTCCGCGATCGAATCGACCAGCTCACAAACTACCGTGGCGAGGGCACCGAGCTCATCACCGTGGCCGTCCCGCCAGACAAATCACTCCATGCGGTCCGTGAGCGCATCGACCGCGAATATGCACAGGCTGCGAACATCAAATCCGATCAGACACGAACTCACGTCCAGGACGCTCTCGGACGCATCCGACGCCTCCTCCAAGCGTACGAAGAGACCCCACCAAGCGGCCTCGTCATCTACGCTGGTGTCGTCGACGGTGAGCTGCAGGACGCCGTCTTCGACGATCTCGACGTCCCCGTCGACGTCTCGCTGTACCGCTGTGCGGCTGAATTCGAGACCGCCCCCGTCGAGCAGGCGCTCACCCCGTCAGAGGTGTACGGTCTGGTCGTTCTCGAACGGGGCCGTGCCGCCCTTGGTCGCCTCGCTGGCGAGCGCATCGTTTCCAGTCGGACCTTCGAGAGTCAAGTGATGGGAAAATCCCGTGCTGGCGGTCAGAGTGCGCAGCGATTCGAACGTGAGCGCGACCGCCAGAAACACGAGTTCTTCGAGCAGGTCGCCGACGCTGCCGAGCAGACGTTCCTCGATGAGCCCACTGTCGATGGCGTCATCCTCGGCGGGACGACGATCACCGTCGACGAGTTCCAGCAGGATGACTATCTCCACCACGAGTTGCGGGACCACATACTAGGCGTCTATCCGATTGAGTACGCGACCAAGCAGGGTCTCTCGCAGCTCGTTGAGCGTGCCGAGGACGTACTGTCTGATGCTGAGCGCCGACGGGAACGGGAAGCTCTCGATCGATTCTTCGTGGCGCTGGGACAGGGTGGAGATGTCGCCTACGGAGCTGATGAAACGCAAACCGCCCTCGACTATGGAGCAGTCGACGTCCTTCTCGTTTCAGACGCACGGCCACCAGCGGAGATTCGTGAGATGGAGGCAGCGACGACCGACCAAGGCGGTGAGTGTCTCGTTGTGTCGACTGACACAGATCGAGGTGCTCAGTTCGATACTGCATTCGGGGGCCTTGGAGCGCTCCTCCGGTTCCGTATCAACTAA